The following coding sequences are from one Ursus arctos isolate Adak ecotype North America unplaced genomic scaffold, UrsArc2.0 scaffold_23, whole genome shotgun sequence window:
- the LOC125282055 gene encoding interferon-induced transmembrane protein 1-like, with the protein MPVRDHIVWSLFNTIFMNWCCLGFVAFAYSVKSRDRKMVGDMTGARTYASTAKCLNVLVLVLGLLTTIIFIVIIIIRAYSS; encoded by the exons ATGCCTGTGCGCGACCACATCGTCTGGTCCCTGTTCAACACCATCTTCATGAACTGGTGCTGCCTGGGCTTCGTGGCCTTCGCCTACTCCGTGAAG TCTAGGGACCGGAAGATGGTGGGTGACATGACTGGGGCCCGGACTTATGCCTCCACCGCTAAGTGCCTGAACGTCTTGGTCCTGGTCCTGGGCCTCCTTACGACCATCATTTTCATCGTTATCATTATCATTCGCGCATATTCTTCGTAG
- the LOC113250100 gene encoding interferon-induced transmembrane protein 3-like produces MSRGCQPFFPGAHTGVPPTYEMLKEEHEVAVLGAPQSSAPGTTTVVTIRSETAVPDHIVWSLFNTIFMNWCCLGFVAFAYSVKSRDRKMVGDMTGARTYASTAKCLNVWALVLGLLLTITFIIFFVAGSLMISQTISEVIKQYGGP; encoded by the exons ATGAGCCGCGGCTGCCAGCCCTTCTTCCCTGGTGCCCACACCGGCGTCCCCCCGACCTACGAGATGCTGAAGGAGGAGCACGAGGTGGCTGTACTCGGGGCGCCCCAGAGCTCGGCTCCCGGGACGACCACCGTGGTCACCATCCGCAGCGAGACGGCCGTGCCCGACCACATCGTCTGGTCCCTGTTCAACACCATCTTCATGAACTGGTGCTGCCTGGGCTTCGTGGCCTTCGCCTACTCCGTGAAG TCTAGGGACCGGAAGATGGTGGGTGACATGACTGGGGCCCGGACTTATGCCTCCACCGCCAAGTGCCTGAACGTCTGGGCCCTGGTCCTGGGCCTCCTTCTGACCATCACGTTCATCATTTTCTTTGTCGCCGGATCACTGATGATTTCCCAAACAATATCAGAGGTCATTAAACAGTATGGAGGACCCTAG